The Triticum aestivum cultivar Chinese Spring chromosome 5A, IWGSC CS RefSeq v2.1, whole genome shotgun sequence genomic sequence ACACACCGACCCACTCCCACTCATTCTGTCCCCACGACAGATCTCGCCATGGCCACCATCGGAGCTCTCTGCTCCTTGCCACCGTGAGGGCCTTCCCTCCTGGATGTCGCCTCTGAGTTGGGGGCGCAGCCGGCGGAGATGCAAGCGGAGCCGAAGGACCCCAGCGACGCCGACGACCCTGACCCCAGGAACAGTCCACGGAACCTCACCCTCTTCCGCCCCAACGCGCTGGCGCGGTTCCACCATCGACGCGTTTTTGCgtgaaaaaacacgtttttttttctcaagagacacggttttgcttctgtgagaggcacgaccgtgccacttggaaacaaaaaaaaacatgtttATTTTTTGCTTTCGCGAGCGGCGCGAGAAGCACGATTTTCTCGaaacaaaaaaaacatgtttttcctttcgcgagaggcacgatcaTGCCTTTCGGAACGAAAAAACAGGTTTTTTTTTGCTTCCgcgccgtgcctctcggaaatgattttttttctttcgtgagagcaACAGTTTGTTTGCCTGGTTTGTTTTTGAGAAAAAAATTTTGTCAAAacttatcaacatgggatctaattttgaatATCTCGATGCAAAGAATCCAACGATGAAATCAGCTCGAGATTTAGACCCATGGTTTagaagataaaacattttgaataaataaatgaattaaaAAAAACTCTCGTATTGCGACAAATGACACACGTGCAGTACGGCTGAGAAGCTTTTTTTTCTTTGCACCGGCTGGGCCAGGCCACAGAGGACACCAAACGGGCTGGTTTTTGCGCGCCCGTTGCGAGCCAGGGAAACAAACACGCCCCTAGGGTTTTTCGTGTGCACAACCAAACCCGGCGGCGCCCTCCTCCGGCCGTCCCCACTCCCCCCTGCCATCCGGCGCCCTCCTCCGCAGCGCCACCGCCCCGGCGCCCGGCGGCTCGTTTGCCCGCACGGCCGCCCCTCACCGGCGACCCCCCTGAACTTTCCCCGTCTCGGGCAGGCAGAGAAACGGCGATGacggccgccgtcgccggagcggaCGACGAGAGGAAAGCGCAGGCCCTCGTGCGGTAATCCCCCCTCGCTTCCCGCAGAATCGCTCGCCCGGAAAATACCAAGGAGGGTTCACACGGGTTTGGTTTTGTTCATTCATTAACAGGGATGACGCGCCCAAGCTGCTCGCCGCTCTCAAGGAAATGAAGGACGGGCTCGACCTCGTCAGGTCCAAGGTCGAGTCGCTCACCCGCAAGGTACCCCCCGCTTTCCCCCCTCGCGGGCGACCCGTCTCACGCTATGATTCTGATGATTACGCGCGAGTTTAGCCGCCGGAATTCGGGACAACTAGGGGATGTGATTCTGGTTAAGCCGTTGGGGGGCCATGGCGAAAACGAAGAAAAttctgttgaattttgtgtggtCTTGTTTAGGAAGAACCTAAACATGGGCATTTAGTTAATCTTGCTTCCAAACATCAGCCTGCAAACATGGAAGCCTAGTAGTAGGCAGGAAGAATGAGCAACAGGGCTGGAAAAGAAAACTACTCTCTCTGATCCATAATACcgtagttcaaaactgcgacacttattttggataggAGGGAGTACTGATTAAACAACACCAGTAGTTAGTGTCTAACTTGCCATAGTTCCCATCATCTCCAAGCCGAAGCACAATATCAATCCAATGAAGCCCAAAAAAACATCTCCAATCAATCAAGCCCTGTTGATTGAGAAAACAGGAGAATAGAAGGGAGCAACAGAAATACAGAACAGAGGGCATGGTGGCCATCACCAGTTGATGTGAGACCAAACATTCTTTCTGCGGCCAAGTGGCTCCCTAAGGTCTTTCAGCTAATATAAAGGATAGGGAACAATACATGCACTGGTCAGCAGCTGCTTGCACTGATCCCTTATCCTAGATATTGCATGAATGTCACGTTTAGTCAAACAGATAGCCACTCTATCACATTTTGAATTCTTGAGAATCTATAGGAAGCGCCGACGCACCAGGAATGACATGTGCCGGCAAGCGAAACACAGAAACATGCCCCCCAAGTGCACACTTTCAATCCCAGTTGTTGGCCTTTGGCAGATTCTGCTGCTTCCTGTCTGAAAATGAGTAACATTTTCAGGTCAGATGAGATCAAATCTGGCTGTAAACAATCTTTAGTTTAGAAAACCTAGAAAAGGACCAATCTGGAGAGCTGTATGCACAAACAGAGGTGCAAGGAAGCTACCACCTATTCCAACTGAGACAATATGTATTAGCGTTTTGTTGCCCCAGCTTGCATTTCAAGAAGTAGCGGCGATTAATCTTTACTGTTTCTGCTATATTTGCCAAGTTAAGAGATTTGTTTCAAAATTTACCCATGAGCCACTTTTATAAGTTTCTGGAAACTGCTTGATTTTATCTCTAATAGCCCAGACTTCAGGAACCACATTCACCCCATCACTGTTTATGACTGCATCTCTTGGAGCCCTTAGAGCCACATAATTACTGATCTGTTCCCTGTACTATTTGTCTGACAAGCAAATCAATCAAGTCAACTTTGACATATCTTCCATCCATTCCTAATGTTAGCTTTTGGGTGGGTGGCAAAAACTGACGATTCTGTTCAATTTTCTGTGTGGTGCAGGTTAGGAAAAACCAGCTGCTGACAGGCGATGGCATTGGGTACCTGGAGGCCAAGCACCACCTGCTGCTGAGCTACTGCCAGGACCTCGTCCACTACCTGCTACGCAAGGCCAAGGGACTGTCCGTCGATGGCCACCCCGTCGTGCGCAGCCTTGTCGAGATCAGGCTGTTTCTTGAGAAGGTGTGTGCGCCCTTAAGTGTTGATTGTTAAGCTGCCAGTCTCCATTTATGCAGCTGTCTAATAGTAGATGGTGTTATATTTTCTGTGTGCTAGATTCGCCCAATAGACAAGAAGATGGAGTACCAGATCCAGAAGCTCACCAATGCTGCAGATGGTGCGGCTGCCCAGGATAAGGTGCCAGACGCTGAGGTCAATGTCAAGGGCAGGCAACAAGGCGAGGATGACCTGTTGGGGTACCGGCCAAACCCGGATATGATGGATCCCAAAATTGTTTCTGAAGGACAGGTGAAATTCTCACTAACTGATGTTTTCCCTTATACTGTATGTGTTAAGGTGGTAATGTTTGACTGTTCACGCTGACACAGACACACACCAATCAGTTACCATCAAAATTTGTGCATTGAATTCAGCAGCTTCTTTAGCCCAAACATCAATCAATAAATCTTATATATATTTTGATGACATCAAATTTATCCATCCTTACAAAGCTGTTTTCTGTACATAATATAGTTGCCAGTTGGATGAGAAATCGATATTTCCAGTGCAGTATCCTGCAGAATCAAATTAAGTTGCTACTTAACAACTTCTGATGAATTCGAGATTACACTGTAACTTGGTTTATGTGCCTGGTTTTAAGTGAACTGTATCATAGCATATTGTTGCTTTTGTGGATACTGCTACCCGTTGCTTAAATGCTGCCATATTCTAAGTTTCTAACTGCACTATTCCTGTTAATGACGTGAATATGGGTCACTCTGTTTTATATCAGTAGTAATGATGATTTCATGACTAGAGTTCAATTTACACAGATTTGTTGTGTCTGATGTGTGTACCTGTTTGACTTCAGGGCAAAGATGGTATCTACGTTCCTCCGAGAATTGGGCCAGCTGCCATGGATGATAGTCATAGTAAAGACGCTGTAAGGAAAGAGAAAAGATTATTGCGTATGGCAACAGAGAATCCTTACTTCAAGGAGATGATTGATGATGCTGCTGATAGACCTGAAGAGGTTTGTATATTGTGTCTTTTTGTATAGTTGGCTACACTAAGCTACATCGAGGTAACTAAGTTTTCTGCGCAATCTTGCAGTGGAAGGAAACAGCGGGTGACGAAAGCAAAGAATTTATGGCCTACATGCGGCagagagagaagcaagagaagGCGGAAGAGGAGCTGTTCACCCGAGCTCCCGTAACCAAACGTGAAAAGTACATGGAGAAGCAGATGAAAAAGCAGCTTCATGGGTATGTTGTTCCATCGTTCTACAGAGTTTATGGATTTTCTCTTGTGGTACAGGCTTCCCCCTTATAAAGTGAACCCGTCAGCCACATGAGTACATGAAGATAGCTTTGGCCACATTTAGCTGAGCTTGCCCTTTTAAGATCTTTTGCTTTTGCTAACCAACTTATGAACTGGCATGTTTCTGTGTACAGATTGCAAGGCCTGACCGACGGATTCGACCTCGGGATGAACACGCTGCTCGATGGCGAGAAGGAAGACGACGGTGGTTCCAGTGAGCCGCGTAGACAGAGCGCGGGGCGGAGAAAACACCAGAAAGGTGGCAAGAGGAAGCGGCATTAGTTCAGACCTGACAATGATGGTCCTCTGAAATTTTGCCGTGTTCTCAAGCCAAACAAGAGATTTGGTACCACTAGAAACTGAACCAATTGTGAACAGAGATGAATTTTGCCTAGAAGCAGCAGTTTTGTCCTTGAGACGATTGCCGCTTCTTTATCCTCAGCTGTTTGCCTGTGTTCTCCGGTTCCGACAACTTTGAATCCGTTGTGTATGAATAGATGTTCTGTTGAGTATGAGAGCATGATCAGAGAACTGCGAAACTGCACGGTGGTTGCTGATTCCAACATCGATCTCCACGTAAAATTAGTCTGGCCTTAATCTTGATCATTATTGCCAAAATCCACTGGATGTTCCATTTTCATATTGGAAAAATAAACATGTCGACACTCTCTATAGCAGTACAAAATTTAAGCAGTACAATACCCACGTACCCATATACTCCACATAACACATACTCCATTACACGCAACCTGGTCGGGTCGACCATTACATAATTTGAGCAGCACATACTCAATTACTCCTACATAGTTTCTCATGTATTCAAGATGTTCCAAACATCAATCTGGCCCTTTCTTCAACAAGCAGCCGTGGATATTTCCTGCCTAGATTGAACAGTCAGAAGGTCCATCAGCTGATGTTGAAGCTCCCTAAAACAAAGTAAATTTGCAGCAGGATATGCAAGAACCACACTGAACTACTAAATTTGCAACTGCCAAGAACTGAAGATGGCTGCTATATAGGTTAGTGCCAGATAACAGCAGAGCGACATCTTAACAATGGCAAAGCCAAGGGACATGCTGCCGCTGCTAGGAGGAAGGGAACAATGAAAGTTGGATAGATTGAAACCTGGAAGAAACGCCAGAACTGATCGCCCTTTCCAGCATGGACCGTTTGATTTGTAGATTAATTTTTCTCTTTATGTCCGGTGGCAAGGCATGAGTGCATGGTGATGTGGCATGCTACCTTTTGAATCCTTCCATCAAAACTTCGTTACTTTGAACACTGCCAAATCTGGAGTATCGATGTTAATATTGCATTTT encodes the following:
- the LOC123104377 gene encoding neuroguidin-A, whose translation is MTAAVAGADDERKAQALVRDDAPKLLAALKEMKDGLDLVRSKVESLTRKVRKNQLLTGDGIGYLEAKHHLLLSYCQDLVHYLLRKAKGLSVDGHPVVRSLVEIRLFLEKIRPIDKKMEYQIQKLTNAADGAAAQDKVPDAEVNVKGRQQGEDDLLGYRPNPDMMDPKIVSEGQGKDGIYVPPRIGPAAMDDSHSKDAVRKEKRLLRMATENPYFKEMIDDAADRPEEWKETAGDESKEFMAYMRQREKQEKAEEELFTRAPVTKREKYMEKQMKKQLHGLQGLTDGFDLGMNTLLDGEKEDDGGSSEPRRQSAGRRKHQKGGKRKRH